The genome window TAGCTGAGCACGTCGGCGGTCATCGACTCGTCCGAGCGCATGGTCACCAGCAGCAGCGTCAGCAGCGGGCCGCCGACCAGGGCGAGGGCGAAGCCGTAGACCTTTCGCCGAGTGGTGAGGCCGCCGCGCGGCCGGGGCAGCGAGAACCGGCCGCCGGCGCGCGAGTGCGTGACGATGTGCACGTCGATGTCGCCGGACTCCCTGACCACCGTCGAGCCGATCCCGGGACCGGTCAGCAGGGCGGCGAGCCGGCTGCGCCGGGAGACGCCGATCACCAACTGGGTGGCGTTCTCGCCGCGGGCGAACTCGACGAGCGCCCGCGGGATGTCGCTGCCGACCACCTGGTGATAGCTGCCGCCCAGCTGCTCGACCAGCGCGCGCTGGGCGGCGAGGGCGCCCGGCGTCGCCTCGCGCAGGCCGTCCTGGCTCGTCACGTGCACTGCCAGCAGCTCGCCGCCGGCAGACCGGGCGGCGATGCGGGCGCCGCGGCGCAGCAGCGTCTCGCCCTCCGGGCCGCCGGTGAGGGCGACGACCACGCGCTCGCGGGCCTCCCACTTGCCGGCGATGCCGTGCTCGGCCCGGTACCGCTGCAGCGCGCTGTCCACCTCGTCGGCCAGCCAGAGCAGGGCGAGCTCGCGCAGCGCGGTCAGGTTGCCGAGCCGGAAGTAGTTGGAGAGCGCGGCGTCCACGCGCGCCGCCGGGTACACGACGCCCTCGGCCAGCCGGTCGCGCAGCGCCTGCGGGGCGAGGTCGACCACCTCGATCTGGTCGGCGCGGCGCAGCACGGCGTCCGGGATGGTCTCGCGCTGCTGCACGCCGGTGATCTGCTCCACGACGTCGTTCAGCGACTCGATGTGCTGGATGTTGACCGTCGACATCACGTCGATGCCGGCGTCGAGCATCACCTCCACGTCCTCCCAGCGCTTGGCGTTCTCCAAGCCGGGCGCGTTGGTGTGGGCGAGCTCGTCCACGAGCGCGAGCTGCGGCGCGCGGGCCAGCACGGCGTCGAGGTCCAGTTCGGTGAGCTCCACCCCGCGGTGCTCGACGGCGCGGCGCGGCACGACCTCCAGGCCCTCCAGCATGGCGGCGGTGGCGGCGCGGCCGTGGGTCTCCACGACAGCGACCACGACGTCCTTGCCGAGCGCCTTGAGCCGCTTGCCCTCCTCGAGCATCGCGTAGGTCTTGCCGACGCCGGGGGCCGCGCCGAGCATGACCCGGAGGTGGCCACGCGCCATTCGCTCTCGATCCCTCTCGTGATGCCGGCCGGTCAGCGGCCGGGCTCGTCTGGGGAGACCCCGACCTCCGCCGACCGTCCGCGCGCTCCCGCGTCGCGGCGCTCGCTGCGCACTGCGAGCGCCGCGGCGCCCAGGATGCCCGCGTTGTTGCGGTGCACCGCCGGGACGATCTCGGTGTTGAGCTCCAGCAGCGGCAGGAACTCTTCATAGTTCTTGGAGACGCCGCCGCCGACGATGAAGAGGTCCGGGGTGAACAGGAACTCGAGCGTCGAGTAGTACTTCTGCAGCCGCTTGGCCCACTTCTCCCAGGAGAGGTCCTCGCGCTCCTTCGCCGAGTAGGCGGCCCGCGACTCGGCGTCGTGGCCCTCGATCTCCAGGTGGCCCAGCTCCGCGTTCGGGATGAGCACGCCGTCGTAGATGAGCGCCGAGCCGATGCCGGTGCCGAGCGTGGTCATGATGATCAGGCCGTCCTTGCCCTTCGCCGCGCCGAAGCGCGTCTCCGCGTAGCCGGCGGCGTCCGCGTCGTTGACGAAGTGGATGGAGCGGCCCAGCGCCTTCTCGAACAGCTCCTCGGCGTGCAGCCCGATCCACTTCTTGGAGACGTTGGCGGCCGAGAGCGTGACGCCGTGACTGACGATCGCGGGGAAGCACACGCCCACAGGCGCGTCCGGCTCCTCGGCCGCGAGCTTCTCGACGATCTCCGTTGCGGTCTGGACGATGTCGTCCGGCTTGCCGCCCTCCGGCGTCGGGAGCTTGATGCGATCGCTGATCAGCTCACCGCTGTCGAGATCGACCAGCGCCCCCTTGATCCCGGTTCCGCCGACGTCGATGCCGATTGCGTGGTTCTGCGCGCTCATGCCCACGAATCTACCGCGCGGTCCGCTGCGTCGGCAGGAGGCCCGGCGGTCAGGGCAGCGTCAGGATCTCCGCGCCGCGCTCGGTGACGACCAGCGTGTGCTCGAACTGGGCGGTGATGCTGCGGTCACGGGTGACCACGGTCCAGTCGTCCGCCCACATGTCCCACTCGCTCGTGCCGAGCGTGAGCATCGGCTCGATGGTGAAGACCATCCCGACCTCCATCACGTCGTCGAAGGCGGGGGCGGCGTCGTAGTGCGGGATGATCAGCCCGGAGTGGAACGCGGCGCCGACCCCGTGGCCGGTGAAGTCGCGCACCACGCCGTAGCCGAAGCGCTTGGCGTACGACTCGATGGCGCGGCCGATCACGTTGACCTCGCGCCCGGGGGCGACCGCCTTGATGCCGCGGTTCAGCGCCTCCCTGGTCCGCTCCACCAGCAGGGTGACCTCCTGCGACGCGGTCCCGACGATGAAGGTCTGGTTGCTGTCGCCGTGGAAGCCGTTCGTGTAGGCGGTGATGTCGATGTTGACGATGTCGCCGTCCTCGAGCATGGTGTCGTCCGGGATGCCGTGGCAGACCACCTCGTTGACCGAGCTGCAGATCGACTTCGGGTAGCCGCGGTAGCCGAGCGTCGACGGGTAGGCGTCGTGCTCGATCAGGAACTCGTGGCCGATCGCGTCCAGCTCCTCGGTGGTGATGCCCGGGCGCACCGCCTCGCCGACCCGTTCGATGGCCCGCGCGGCGATCCGGCCGGACTCGCGGATCAACTCGATCTCGGCGGGGGTGTACACGTCGCCGCGGTCCGAGGGCGCCGGGCCCGGCTTGCCGACGTACTCCGGCCGGGGGATCCGGGACGGGACGTGGCGCAGCGCGGTGACGCGGCCGGGGACCAGGTGACCGGCGGAATCCTTGGGCATAGGATCAAGCTTATGACCGGCGAGAACGACTACGGGATCAAGCAGGATGCCGAGCACAAGTACTGGTACAACATGAAGACCGGCCAGGTCGAGCAGGGTTTCCTCTCGCCCGCCCCGGACCGCGTCGGCCCCTTCGACACCCGCGTGGAGGCCGAGCACGCGCTCGAGAAGCTCCGCGAGAACAGCGCGAAGTGGGCCGAGGAGGACGCCGAAGAGGGCCGGTGACGTCGCCCGCATGACGATGGAACGGATCCTCGCCGAGGTCAGAGGCTTCGACGGGGTGCTTGAACTCGCGCCGGAGCCCGGTAGCGCGTACCCCGAGATCTCGTGGGGCGACCACTACTTCTACTACGCGCCGGACGGCGTGGTGCCGACCAAAAGGCAGCCGTACGCGACGATCGTGACGAAGGACTACCCGGACGACGTCGAGTCGCGGCTCGGCGATCCCGGCCGCTGGCGGCTCAACATCCACGTAGGCCCGAAGACGGCGGCCGAGCTGGTCGCCGGAGCGACGGCCGGCTACGACGCCGAGGACGTCTTCCTTCCGCACCCGCTCTACGGCGACTACGGCTGGGTGTGCGTCGTGAATCCCGGCGCGGCCACTCTCGAGCGCGCACTCGCGGCGCTGCGCGACGCGCACACCGAGGACCGCCGCCGCGTCGAGCGCCGCCAGGCGACCACCGGCCAGGCGACCACCGGCCAGGCGACCACCGGCCAGGCGACGACCGGGGAGAACGCCTAGAAGCTGTGCTCGGGCGCGGGGAAGACGCCGGACTGGACTTCCGCCTTGTAGGTGCGCGCGGCCTCGGAGAGGGCGCCCTTCAGGTCCGCGTACTGCTTCACGAAGCGCGGGATGCGGCCGGTCGTGAACCCGGCCCAGTCCGTCCAGACCAGCAGCTGCCCGTCCACGTGCGGGCCGGCGCCGACGCCGATGGTCGGGATGCGCAGCTCCTGGGTGACCCGCTGGGCGACGTCCGCCGGCACCATCTCCATCACGACCGCGAACGCCCCGGCCTCCTGGACCGCGTGCGCGTCGGCGAGGATCTGCTCCGCGCTCTCGCCGCGGCCCTGCACGATGTGACCGCCGAGGCCGTGCTCGCTCTGCGGGGTGAAGCCGATGTGCGCCATCACCGGGATGCCGGCGCCGACGATGCGGCGGATCTGCTTGGCGCTGCGGCGGCCGCCCTCCAGCTTGACCGCGTGCGCCCCGGTCTCCTTCATGAAGCGCACCGCCGTGTGCAGCGCCTCCTGCGGGCCCGTCTCGTACGAGCCGAACGGCATGTCGGCGACCACGAACGCGCGCTTGACCGCCTTCGCGACCGCGCGGGTCAGCGGGATCAGGTCGTCGACGGTGACGGGAAGCGTCGTGTCGTAGCCGAGCACGTTGTTGCCCGCCGAGTCGCCGACCAGCAGGAAGTCGATGCCCGCCTCGTCGAAGATCTGGGCGGTCAGCATGTCGTAGCTGGTCAGCCCGGTGAACGGCTCTCCCGCCTCCTTCGCCGACTGGAAGTGGCGGGTCCGCACCCGCTTCAGCGACTCCATCGCCGGCGTTGCGGGGTGGACGGAGGGCACAGGGGACTGCTCGCTCATGCGCCCCAGTCTAGTGACGCGCTGGTGACGCGGCCCCGGCGGGCATCCGGCCGGTTTCCCGCCGCGGAACCACTAGTCTGGAGGGGCCGACGAAAGGGGCAGGATGGACAAGCAGCGCGACTTCGTTCTTCGCACCATCGAGGAGCGCGGCGTCAAGTTCGTGAGGCTGTGGTTCACCGACGTGGTCGGCACGCTCAAATCCGTGGCGATCGCCCCGGCCGAGGTCGAGGGCGCGTTCACCGAGGGCCTCGGCTTCGACGGCTCCGCCATCGAGGGCCTGACCCGTGCGTTCGAGTCCGACCTGCTGGCGCATCCGGACCCCACGACGTTCCAGATCCTGCCGTGGCGCGGGGAGGTCGACCCGACCGCCCGCATGTTCTGCGACATCACCACGCCCGACGGCCAGCCGTCGGTCTCCGACCCGCGCAACGTGCTCAAGCGCACGCTGGAGAAGGCAGCCGACCGCGGCTTCACCTTCTACACGCACCCGGAGATCGAGTTCTACCTGCTCAAGTCCTCCACCTTCGGCGACGAGGGCCCGGAGCCCGTGGACTCGGCCGGCTACTTCGACAACGTCCCTGGCGGCACGGCGCACGACTTCCGCCGCCGCTCGGTGCGAATGCTGGAAGACCTCGGCATCTCGGTGGAGTTCAGCCACCACGAGGCCGGCCCCGGCCAGAACGAGATCGACCTCCGCTACGCCGACGCGCTGACCACCGCGGACAACATCATGACGTTCCGCACGGTCATCAAGGAGGTGGCGATCGAGCAGGGCGTCTACGCGACCTTCATGCCGAAGCCGCTCTCCGGCCACCCGGGCTCCGGCATGCACACCCACATGTCGCTGTTCGAGGGCGACACGAACGCGTTCTTCGAGGCGGGCGCGCAGTACCAGCTCTCGAAGACCGGGCGGCAGTTCATCGCCGGCCTGCTCAAGCACGCGCCGGAGATCACGGCCGTCACGAACCAGTTCGTCAACTCCTACAAGCGGCTCTGGGGCGGCGACGAGGCGCCGAGCTTCGTCTGCTGGGGGCACAACAACCGCTCCGCGCTCGTCCGCGTCCCGCTCTACAAGCCGAACAAGGGCCAGAGCTCGCGCGTCGAGTACCGCGCCATCGACTCCGCCGCGAACCCCTACCTGGCGTTCTCGCTGATGCTGGCCGCCGGCCTCAAGGGCATCGAGGGGCAGTACGAACTGCCGCCGGAGGCCGAGGACAACGTCTGGGCGCTCTCCGACGCCGAGCGGCGTGCGCTCGGCTACAGCCAGCT of Leifsonia shinshuensis contains these proteins:
- a CDS encoding DUF6194 family protein; amino-acid sequence: MTMERILAEVRGFDGVLELAPEPGSAYPEISWGDHYFYYAPDGVVPTKRQPYATIVTKDYPDDVESRLGDPGRWRLNIHVGPKTAAELVAGATAGYDAEDVFLPHPLYGDYGWVCVVNPGAATLERALAALRDAHTEDRRRVERRQATTGQATTGQATTGQATTGENA
- the ppgK gene encoding polyphosphate--glucose phosphotransferase — encoded protein: MSAQNHAIGIDVGGTGIKGALVDLDSGELISDRIKLPTPEGGKPDDIVQTATEIVEKLAAEEPDAPVGVCFPAIVSHGVTLSAANVSKKWIGLHAEELFEKALGRSIHFVNDADAAGYAETRFGAAKGKDGLIIMTTLGTGIGSALIYDGVLIPNAELGHLEIEGHDAESRAAYSAKEREDLSWEKWAKRLQKYYSTLEFLFTPDLFIVGGGVSKNYEEFLPLLELNTEIVPAVHRNNAGILGAAALAVRSERRDAGARGRSAEVGVSPDEPGR
- the glnA gene encoding type I glutamate--ammonia ligase translates to MDKQRDFVLRTIEERGVKFVRLWFTDVVGTLKSVAIAPAEVEGAFTEGLGFDGSAIEGLTRAFESDLLAHPDPTTFQILPWRGEVDPTARMFCDITTPDGQPSVSDPRNVLKRTLEKAADRGFTFYTHPEIEFYLLKSSTFGDEGPEPVDSAGYFDNVPGGTAHDFRRRSVRMLEDLGISVEFSHHEAGPGQNEIDLRYADALTTADNIMTFRTVIKEVAIEQGVYATFMPKPLSGHPGSGMHTHMSLFEGDTNAFFEAGAQYQLSKTGRQFIAGLLKHAPEITAVTNQFVNSYKRLWGGDEAPSFVCWGHNNRSALVRVPLYKPNKGQSSRVEYRAIDSAANPYLAFSLMLAAGLKGIEGQYELPPEAEDNVWALSDAERRALGYSQLPASLDHAISLMEDSELVAETLGESVFNYVLLNKRREWAEYRAQVTPFELRSNLEIL
- the panB gene encoding 3-methyl-2-oxobutanoate hydroxymethyltransferase, which codes for MSEQSPVPSVHPATPAMESLKRVRTRHFQSAKEAGEPFTGLTSYDMLTAQIFDEAGIDFLLVGDSAGNNVLGYDTTLPVTVDDLIPLTRAVAKAVKRAFVVADMPFGSYETGPQEALHTAVRFMKETGAHAVKLEGGRRSAKQIRRIVGAGIPVMAHIGFTPQSEHGLGGHIVQGRGESAEQILADAHAVQEAGAFAVVMEMVPADVAQRVTQELRIPTIGVGAGPHVDGQLLVWTDWAGFTTGRIPRFVKQYADLKGALSEAARTYKAEVQSGVFPAPEHSF
- a CDS encoding SPOR domain-containing protein, translating into MTGENDYGIKQDAEHKYWYNMKTGQVEQGFLSPAPDRVGPFDTRVEAEHALEKLRENSAKWAEEDAEEGR
- the map gene encoding type I methionyl aminopeptidase, translated to MPKDSAGHLVPGRVTALRHVPSRIPRPEYVGKPGPAPSDRGDVYTPAEIELIRESGRIAARAIERVGEAVRPGITTEELDAIGHEFLIEHDAYPSTLGYRGYPKSICSSVNEVVCHGIPDDTMLEDGDIVNIDITAYTNGFHGDSNQTFIVGTASQEVTLLVERTREALNRGIKAVAPGREVNVIGRAIESYAKRFGYGVVRDFTGHGVGAAFHSGLIIPHYDAAPAFDDVMEVGMVFTIEPMLTLGTSEWDMWADDWTVVTRDRSITAQFEHTLVVTERGAEILTLP